One part of the Gaiellales bacterium genome encodes these proteins:
- a CDS encoding DUF1326 domain-containing protein, whose amino-acid sequence MSGWRLQGTTLEACNCEPICPCRRIDGVPGGRSTYGECIGALSWHVEEGTVGDADLAGLDVVMVIRYSDDEPRSPWRFVLHVDGRGDDAQRQALEDVFLGRLGGTPAEQFPWVFKPSEVLAVHASDIDLDHTRGRGRFRAGGAVTVTMTTPYETASTVSCIIPGHGRAGREVVAERLVADDEHFSFEFTGRCGFESTFDYAG is encoded by the coding sequence GTGAGCGGCTGGCGCCTCCAGGGGACGACGCTCGAGGCGTGCAACTGCGAGCCGATCTGCCCCTGCCGGCGCATCGACGGCGTGCCCGGCGGCCGCTCGACGTACGGGGAGTGCATCGGCGCGCTCTCATGGCACGTCGAGGAGGGAACGGTCGGTGACGCCGACCTGGCCGGCCTGGACGTCGTCATGGTGATCCGCTACTCCGACGACGAGCCGCGCTCGCCGTGGCGGTTCGTGCTGCACGTCGACGGCCGCGGCGACGACGCCCAGCGGCAGGCGCTCGAGGACGTGTTCCTGGGCCGGCTCGGCGGGACGCCGGCGGAGCAGTTCCCGTGGGTGTTCAAGCCGAGCGAGGTGCTGGCGGTGCACGCGAGCGACATCGACCTCGACCACACGCGCGGCCGCGGCCGCTTCCGCGCGGGCGGCGCCGTGACGGTCACGATGACGACGCCCTACGAGACCGCGAGCACCGTGTCGTGCATCATCCCCGGCCACGGCCGGGCGGGCCGCGAGGTGGTCGCCGAGCGGCTGGTCGCCGACGACGAGCACTTCTCGTTCGAGTTCACCGGCCGCTGCGGCTTCGAGTCGACGTTCGACTACGCGGGGTAG
- the ilvD gene encoding dihydroxy-acid dehydratase: protein MPTNPYDRPSDPAKRHSAALTDGPDRAAARAMLKAIGFTDDDLAKPIIGVATTWIETMPCNFNQRELAQRVKAGIREAGGTPMEFNTVSVSDGVSMGTQGMKASLISRELITDSIELVVRGHLMDGLVCIVGCDKTIPAGAMALCRLDVPGLVLYNGTIAPGTFRGRDITIQDVFEAVGAYAAGRIDAAELHEIESSACPGAGACGGQYTANTMSMALDFLGISPAGLNGIPALNRGKGNAAEECGRLAMKLVREDIRPSHIITREAIENAAASVAAAGGSTNGVLHLLAIAHELGIPFSIDEFDSIAARTPIVASLKPGGQFVATDLFDAGGVALVARELRKRELVHAGARNVDGRTMDEIADQVVETPGQPVVVPIEKPLKPTGGLAILRGNLSPDGCVVKLAGHERLTHSGPARVFDCEEDCFAAVKAGAIRPGDVVVIRYEGPAGGPGMREMLHVTAAIVGEGLGDQVALITDGRFSGATHGLMAGHVTPEAAHGGPIAALREGDTIEFDVEARELRVLLSDDEIAARLADWTPPKPMYEHGVFAKYAALVSSASEGAVTRP from the coding sequence ATGCCGACGAACCCGTACGACCGCCCTTCCGACCCTGCCAAGCGCCACAGCGCCGCGCTGACCGACGGCCCCGACCGGGCCGCCGCGCGGGCCATGCTGAAGGCGATCGGCTTCACCGACGACGATCTCGCGAAGCCCATCATCGGCGTCGCCACGACGTGGATCGAGACGATGCCGTGCAACTTCAACCAGCGCGAGCTGGCCCAGCGGGTGAAGGCGGGCATCCGGGAGGCCGGTGGGACGCCGATGGAGTTCAACACCGTCTCGGTCTCGGACGGCGTCTCGATGGGCACCCAGGGCATGAAGGCCTCGCTCATCAGCCGCGAGCTGATCACCGATTCCATCGAGCTGGTCGTGCGCGGGCACCTGATGGACGGCCTCGTCTGCATCGTCGGCTGCGACAAGACGATCCCGGCCGGCGCGATGGCGCTCTGCCGCCTCGACGTGCCCGGGCTCGTGCTCTACAACGGGACGATCGCGCCGGGGACGTTCCGCGGCCGCGACATCACCATCCAGGACGTGTTCGAGGCGGTCGGCGCCTACGCCGCAGGGCGCATCGACGCGGCCGAGCTGCACGAGATCGAGTCGTCGGCGTGCCCGGGCGCCGGCGCCTGCGGCGGCCAGTACACGGCGAACACGATGTCGATGGCGCTCGACTTCCTCGGCATCAGCCCGGCCGGCCTGAACGGCATCCCGGCGCTCAACCGGGGCAAGGGCAACGCCGCCGAGGAGTGCGGCCGCCTCGCCATGAAGCTCGTGCGCGAGGACATCCGCCCCTCGCACATCATCACCCGCGAGGCGATCGAGAACGCGGCCGCCTCGGTGGCGGCCGCCGGAGGCTCGACGAACGGCGTCCTGCATCTGCTCGCGATCGCGCACGAGCTCGGGATCCCGTTCTCGATCGACGAGTTCGATTCGATCGCCGCCCGCACGCCGATCGTGGCCAGCCTCAAGCCGGGTGGGCAGTTCGTCGCGACCGACCTCTTCGACGCCGGCGGCGTCGCCCTGGTCGCCCGCGAGCTGCGCAAGCGCGAGCTCGTCCACGCCGGCGCGCGCAACGTCGACGGCCGCACGATGGACGAGATCGCCGACCAGGTGGTCGAGACGCCGGGCCAGCCGGTGGTCGTCCCGATCGAGAAGCCGCTGAAGCCGACGGGCGGCCTGGCGATCCTGCGCGGCAACCTGTCCCCGGACGGCTGCGTCGTCAAGCTGGCCGGCCACGAGCGCCTGACGCACAGCGGCCCCGCCCGCGTATTCGACTGCGAGGAGGACTGCTTCGCCGCCGTCAAGGCGGGGGCGATCCGGCCTGGCGACGTCGTCGTGATCCGCTACGAGGGGCCCGCCGGCGGGCCGGGGATGCGCGAGATGCTGCACGTCACCGCGGCGATCGTCGGCGAGGGCCTGGGCGACCAGGTCGCGCTCATCACGGACGGCCGCTTCTCCGGCGCCACCCACGGGCTGATGGCCGGGCACGTCACGCCCGAGGCGGCTCACGGCGGGCCGATCGCGGCGCTGCGCGAGGGCGACACGATCGAGTTCGACGTCGAGGCCCGCGAGCTGCGCGTGCTGCTCTCCGACGACGAGATCGCCGCCCGCCTGGCCGACTGGACGCCGCCCAAGCCGATGTACGAGCACGGCGTGTTCGCGAAGTACGCGGCGCTCGTCTCGTCCGCGAGCGAGGGCGCCGTCACCCGGCCGTGA
- a CDS encoding iron-containing alcohol dehydrogenase, protein MSAFTWSDGDRLIRFGPGAGEHAWPGADLLSTPRARATIPAALREGWRSVHDVPAGQVTDIAAALVDEVGDGPVVAWGGGRVIDTAKAVAAARGGRVCAVPTTLSGAEMTGGHRVVPGFEDRGRHRPVLVLADPALMTGQPASDRRASAMNALAHAAEALYGEGRNPVASMAAAAAAADIAAGLEERDLDARQRLARGSILAAYAMDSAGYSLHHVLCQTIVRTCGTPHAATNATMLPHVLAAMRPREEGAIAELAAALGVTAEGLPDRVAALDGGRALADLGVAADDLGAIADAALQRPELARMQPPPDREELLSVLRRASPG, encoded by the coding sequence GTGAGCGCGTTCACCTGGTCGGACGGCGACCGCCTGATCCGCTTCGGCCCGGGGGCGGGCGAGCACGCCTGGCCGGGCGCCGACCTGCTCTCGACGCCGCGGGCGCGGGCCACGATCCCGGCGGCGCTGCGCGAGGGGTGGCGCTCGGTGCACGACGTTCCCGCCGGCCAGGTGACCGACATCGCGGCGGCGCTCGTCGACGAGGTCGGCGACGGGCCCGTGGTGGCCTGGGGCGGCGGGCGCGTGATCGACACCGCCAAGGCGGTCGCCGCCGCGCGCGGCGGGCGTGTGTGCGCCGTGCCGACGACCCTCTCCGGTGCCGAGATGACCGGCGGCCACCGGGTGGTGCCCGGCTTCGAAGATCGCGGCCGGCACCGGCCCGTGCTCGTGCTCGCCGACCCCGCGCTCATGACCGGCCAGCCCGCCTCGGACCGGCGCGCGAGCGCGATGAACGCGCTCGCCCACGCCGCCGAGGCGCTCTACGGGGAGGGCCGAAACCCGGTGGCGAGCATGGCCGCGGCCGCCGCTGCGGCCGACATCGCCGCCGGCCTCGAGGAGCGCGATCTCGACGCCCGCCAGCGGCTCGCCCGGGGATCGATCCTGGCCGCCTACGCGATGGACTCGGCCGGCTACTCGCTCCACCACGTGCTCTGTCAGACGATCGTGCGCACCTGCGGCACGCCCCACGCGGCCACGAACGCGACCATGCTGCCGCACGTGCTGGCGGCCATGCGACCGCGCGAGGAGGGTGCGATCGCCGAGCTCGCAGCCGCCCTGGGCGTCACCGCCGAGGGGCTGCCCGACCGGGTCGCCGCGCTCGACGGCGGGCGCGCGCTGGCCGACCTGGGCGTCGCGGCGGACGACCTGGGCGCAATCGCGGACGCAGCACTCCAGCGGCCCGAGCTCGCGCGCATGCAGCCGCCGCCCGACCGCGAGGAGCTCCTCAGCGTTCTGCGGCGCGCGTCTCCGGGCTGA
- a CDS encoding DMT family transporter — MRGSVPRSPHLLLALVVVVWAGSYAAIKQLIDDGLDAPDIALGRYLVAAPGFAIALVATRGLPGLGRRDLARLVVAGLLVVTIYHLSLNAGERLTTAGTASVVVAAAPGIALAMAVAIGQERFSRRRAAGLAVSFAGVVVVVLLGSGQRISFANAHGPLLVLAAPAAFAAFNVMVKPLLPRYGALPVTAAASLIGTAALLPFAAGGTVHRVSRMDAGDILLLLYLGLVATLLGYIGWTRGLRQLEASRTVAYLYGVPVVAIVIGALALGESVTVWLGLGGVLVVAGMALAQ; from the coding sequence ATGCGGGGCAGTGTCCCACGTAGCCCGCACCTGCTGCTCGCCCTGGTGGTGGTCGTCTGGGCGGGCTCCTACGCCGCCATCAAGCAGCTGATCGACGACGGCCTCGACGCCCCCGACATCGCCCTCGGCCGCTACCTCGTCGCCGCGCCCGGCTTCGCCATCGCGCTCGTGGCCACCCGCGGCCTGCCCGGCCTGGGGCGCCGCGACCTCGCCCGCCTGGTCGTCGCCGGCCTGCTGGTCGTCACGATCTACCACCTGTCGCTGAACGCGGGCGAGCGGCTGACGACGGCCGGCACGGCCAGCGTCGTCGTCGCCGCGGCGCCCGGAATCGCGCTCGCGATGGCGGTCGCCATCGGCCAGGAGCGGTTCTCGCGCCGGCGCGCGGCCGGCCTGGCGGTCTCGTTCGCCGGCGTCGTCGTGGTCGTGCTGCTCGGCTCGGGCCAGCGGATCTCGTTCGCGAACGCGCACGGGCCGCTGCTCGTCCTGGCCGCGCCGGCCGCGTTCGCCGCCTTCAACGTGATGGTGAAGCCGCTCCTGCCCCGGTACGGCGCCTTGCCGGTGACGGCCGCCGCCTCACTCATCGGGACGGCCGCGCTGCTGCCGTTCGCGGCCGGCGGCACCGTCCATCGCGTTTCCCGGATGGACGCCGGCGACATCCTGCTGCTCCTCTACCTGGGCCTCGTCGCGACGCTGCTGGGCTACATCGGCTGGACGCGCGGGCTGCGCCAGCTGGAGGCGTCCCGGACGGTCGCCTACCTGTACGGTGTCCCGGTCGTGGCGATCGTCATCGGAGCCCTGGCGCTGGGTGAGTCCGTGACCGTGTGGCTCGGGCTGGGAGGCGTCCTGGTCGTGGCCGGGATGGCGCTGGCCCAGTGA
- a CDS encoding thioesterase family protein, whose protein sequence is MPIKRIEIRWRDLDGFGHVNNSTYLTYLEEARDQHLTDVLGEAVHRTVIRRLEIDFVSGLTQEDDYVDVDVRLTGVGTSSVILEERIVSVLDGRVAATARTVMVHTDDSRTASAPWPDASRDAIDATLAAA, encoded by the coding sequence ATGCCCATCAAGCGGATCGAGATCCGGTGGCGCGATCTGGACGGATTCGGCCACGTTAACAACTCCACCTACCTGACGTACCTGGAGGAGGCGCGCGACCAGCACCTCACCGACGTCCTCGGCGAGGCGGTGCACCGCACCGTCATCCGCCGCCTCGAGATCGACTTCGTCTCCGGCCTGACCCAGGAGGACGACTACGTCGACGTCGACGTCCGCCTGACGGGCGTCGGCACCTCGAGCGTCATCCTCGAGGAGCGCATCGTCTCGGTGCTGGACGGCCGCGTGGCCGCGACCGCGAGGACGGTGATGGTGCACACGGACGACTCCCGCACCGCGTCCGCGCCCTGGCCGGACGCCTCCCGCGACGCGATCGACGCGACGCTCGCAGCTGCCTAG
- a CDS encoding tetratricopeptide repeat protein: MADATDQTFDADVIERSLEVPVVVDFWAEWCGPCRQLGPVLEQAVAATDGAVELVKVDVDANPHVSARYRVQGIPAVKAFRGGRLVDEFTGAVPRAAVDSFLRGLLPSEADRLAALGDEESVRKALELQPNHPAARAALIRIESAGDPLLAPALEALDHGETERGLELLLGLLQGAGADLRDRIRQVMVGVFTELGQDHPLAAKYRRRLASALY; encoded by the coding sequence ATGGCCGACGCGACCGACCAGACCTTCGACGCCGACGTCATCGAGCGGTCGCTGGAGGTGCCCGTCGTCGTCGACTTCTGGGCCGAGTGGTGCGGGCCGTGCCGCCAGCTGGGCCCGGTGCTCGAGCAGGCCGTCGCGGCGACGGACGGCGCCGTCGAGCTCGTCAAGGTCGACGTCGACGCGAACCCGCACGTCTCCGCCCGCTACCGCGTGCAGGGCATCCCGGCGGTGAAGGCGTTCCGGGGCGGGCGGCTCGTCGACGAGTTCACCGGGGCTGTGCCGCGCGCGGCCGTCGACTCGTTCCTGCGCGGCCTGCTGCCCTCCGAGGCCGACCGCCTGGCGGCGCTGGGCGACGAGGAGTCGGTGCGAAAGGCGCTCGAGCTGCAGCCGAACCACCCGGCCGCCCGGGCCGCGCTGATCCGGATCGAGTCGGCCGGCGACCCGCTGCTCGCACCGGCGCTCGAGGCGCTCGACCACGGTGAGACGGAGCGTGGGCTCGAGCTGCTGCTCGGGCTCCTGCAGGGCGCGGGCGCCGACCTGCGCGACCGCATCCGCCAGGTCATGGTCGGCGTGTTCACCGAGCTCGGCCAGGACCACCCGCTGGCCGCCAAGTACCGCCGCCGGCTCGCTTCCGCGCTGTACTAG
- a CDS encoding PAC2 family protein encodes MDFVELEGNPKLRHPRVVAAFRGWNDAGGAASLAAGYLRSVTDAERFAVIDSEPFVDYQQTRPTVSMVDGDVRRVEWPVTEVFASQDHDLMIVIGTEPNMRWRAFSDSIVDLARRYRSELVITMGALLADTPHTRPVPVSASASDPGLMERHGLVRSTYEGPTGIVGILHDSCSRAGLTSASLWAATPHYISAAPNPQAALALLERLSDLAGTPPGSGELERAASEYQLRVASAIADDPDVAGYVEQLEQAADRDDPPTGEELAADFERYLREQNNEGDD; translated from the coding sequence GTGGACTTCGTCGAGCTCGAGGGGAATCCCAAGCTGCGCCATCCGCGGGTCGTGGCGGCCTTCCGGGGCTGGAACGACGCGGGCGGCGCCGCCAGCCTGGCCGCGGGCTATCTGCGCTCCGTCACCGACGCCGAGCGCTTCGCCGTGATCGACTCCGAGCCGTTCGTCGACTACCAGCAGACGCGGCCGACCGTGTCGATGGTCGACGGGGACGTGCGCCGGGTCGAATGGCCCGTGACCGAGGTGTTCGCGTCGCAGGACCACGACCTCATGATCGTGATCGGGACCGAGCCGAACATGCGCTGGCGGGCGTTCTCGGACTCGATCGTCGACCTGGCCCGGCGCTACCGCTCGGAGCTCGTCATCACGATGGGCGCGCTGCTCGCCGACACGCCGCACACACGGCCCGTGCCGGTCTCGGCCAGCGCCTCCGATCCCGGCCTGATGGAGCGGCACGGGCTCGTGCGCTCGACGTACGAGGGCCCGACCGGGATCGTCGGCATCCTGCACGACTCCTGCTCGCGGGCGGGGCTGACCTCGGCCAGCCTGTGGGCGGCGACGCCGCACTACATCTCCGCGGCGCCGAACCCGCAGGCCGCGCTGGCGCTGCTCGAGCGCCTCTCCGACCTCGCCGGGACGCCGCCCGGGAGCGGCGAGCTCGAGCGGGCGGCGAGCGAGTACCAGTTGCGCGTCGCGTCGGCGATCGCCGACGACCCCGATGTGGCCGGGTACGTGGAGCAGCTGGAGCAGGCGGCCGACCGCGACGACCCGCCCACGGGCGAGGAGCTTGCGGCCGACTTCGAGCGCTACCTGCGCGAGCAGAACAACGAGGGGGACGACTGA
- a CDS encoding CvpA family protein — protein sequence MAVDLIVIAWVAVSAALGARRGLVANVLGLAGFAIGAIVGARIAPHLLSGGSSSTWLPFASMIGALVGGSIAQGVAGSAAALLRGKLVRGPLRVVDTAGGLFVGALLGLAVAWLAAVVALAQPGLGLRRDVQGSTVLPALMREVPADEVLNALARFDPLPVIPSIADRALPPPDPSVLRSPAARGDQRSVVRIEGVACGLNIQGSGWVVRPGIVATNAHVVAGEDGAEVEVPGGPTLPGTPIAVDPGNDVALLRVPGLHTPPLPLANRSPSGDAVVLIGYPENGPLTAVPGRAGAPVTALAPDAYGRHIHPRTVVPLRGVLRHGDSGGPVVNRAGRVVAMMFAADEGAGVAGGFGVPLDAIEAALHHTGTADTGPCLG from the coding sequence GTGGCTGTCGACCTGATCGTGATCGCCTGGGTGGCGGTGTCGGCGGCGCTCGGGGCGCGCCGCGGCCTCGTCGCGAACGTGCTCGGCCTGGCCGGCTTCGCGATCGGCGCGATCGTCGGCGCCCGGATCGCCCCGCACCTGCTCTCCGGCGGGTCGTCGTCGACCTGGCTGCCGTTCGCGAGCATGATCGGCGCCCTCGTCGGCGGGAGCATCGCCCAGGGGGTCGCCGGGTCGGCCGCGGCGCTCCTGCGCGGGAAGCTCGTGCGCGGCCCGCTGCGCGTGGTCGACACGGCCGGCGGCCTCTTCGTCGGCGCCCTGCTCGGCCTGGCGGTGGCCTGGCTCGCGGCCGTCGTCGCGCTCGCACAGCCGGGCCTCGGTCTGCGCCGCGACGTGCAGGGCTCGACCGTGCTCCCGGCGCTCATGCGCGAGGTGCCCGCCGACGAGGTGCTGAACGCGCTCGCCCGCTTCGACCCGCTGCCGGTGATCCCCTCGATCGCCGACCGCGCCCTGCCGCCGCCCGATCCGAGCGTGCTGCGAAGCCCCGCCGCCCGCGGCGACCAGCGCAGCGTGGTGCGCATCGAGGGCGTGGCCTGCGGCCTCAACATCCAGGGCTCGGGCTGGGTCGTGCGCCCCGGGATCGTCGCCACGAACGCCCACGTCGTCGCCGGCGAGGACGGCGCCGAGGTCGAGGTGCCGGGCGGCCCGACGCTGCCCGGAACGCCGATCGCCGTCGATCCCGGAAACGACGTCGCCCTGCTGCGCGTGCCGGGCCTGCACACGCCGCCGCTGCCCCTGGCGAACCGCTCGCCCTCCGGCGACGCCGTCGTGTTGATCGGCTACCCGGAAAACGGCCCGCTGACCGCCGTCCCCGGCCGCGCCGGCGCCCCTGTCACGGCGCTCGCGCCGGACGCCTACGGCCGCCACATCCATCCCCGCACGGTCGTCCCGCTGCGCGGCGTGCTCCGCCACGGCGACAGCGGCGGCCCGGTCGTGAACCGGGCCGGCCGGGTGGTCGCGATGATGTTCGCCGCCGACGAGGGCGCGGGCGTGGCCGGCGGGTTCGGCGTCCCGCTCGACGCGATCGAGGCGGCGCTGCACCACACCGGGACCGCGGACACCGGGCCCTGCCTGGGCTAA
- a CDS encoding VWA domain-containing protein yields the protein MPAPGDAVLERMVGFGRVLRGAGLEVGPGRLQDALRGLDVVGVTRRDDVYHALRCTLVARRDDLDVFDAAFAAYWEAAAQTPTPEIGLEVPRFEPDQAPAPSPMEGEGGGRDDGKELTLLLAASPDERLRRRDFADMTTAELRRLRRLMERLPKAAPTRRSRRLRASPAGDVLDARRTLRHAMRTDGLPLDPAYRQRKQVPRKLVFLCDVSGSMEPYARAMVMFLQAVTASGRHAEAFAFGTRITRLTPHLRKLDPVRALAGIGALMPDWGGGTRIGESLRHYNETWGRRGLTRGATVVIVSDGWERGDLRELDAELARIGRQAYKLVWVNPLKGHDGFAPLAGGMRIALRHSDEFVEGHNLVALEALAGVISQ from the coding sequence GTGCCCGCGCCGGGCGACGCCGTCCTCGAGCGCATGGTCGGCTTCGGCCGCGTCTTGCGCGGGGCGGGGCTCGAGGTCGGGCCCGGGCGGCTCCAGGACGCCCTGCGCGGGCTGGACGTGGTCGGCGTCACCCGCCGCGACGACGTCTACCACGCGCTTCGCTGCACGCTCGTCGCCCGCCGCGACGACCTCGACGTCTTCGACGCGGCCTTCGCCGCCTACTGGGAGGCGGCCGCGCAGACGCCGACGCCGGAGATCGGCCTCGAGGTGCCGCGGTTCGAGCCCGACCAGGCGCCCGCGCCGAGCCCGATGGAGGGCGAGGGCGGGGGCCGCGACGACGGGAAGGAGCTGACGCTGCTGCTCGCGGCATCGCCCGACGAGCGGCTGCGCCGGCGCGACTTCGCCGACATGACGACGGCCGAGCTGCGGCGGCTGCGGCGGCTGATGGAGCGGCTGCCGAAGGCGGCGCCCACCCGGCGCTCCCGGCGGCTGCGCGCGTCGCCGGCCGGCGATGTGCTGGACGCGCGGCGGACGCTGCGCCACGCCATGCGCACCGACGGGCTGCCGCTCGACCCGGCCTACCGGCAGCGCAAGCAGGTGCCGCGCAAGCTCGTGTTCCTGTGCGACGTGTCCGGCTCGATGGAGCCCTATGCGCGAGCGATGGTGATGTTCCTCCAGGCCGTGACCGCCTCCGGCCGGCACGCCGAGGCGTTCGCGTTCGGCACCCGGATCACCCGCCTCACGCCGCACCTGCGCAAGCTCGACCCGGTCCGCGCCCTGGCGGGGATCGGCGCGCTCATGCCCGACTGGGGCGGCGGCACCCGCATCGGCGAGTCGCTGCGCCACTACAACGAGACGTGGGGGCGGCGCGGGCTCACCCGCGGGGCGACCGTGGTGATCGTCTCGGACGGCTGGGAGCGGGGCGACCTGCGCGAGCTCGACGCCGAGCTCGCCCGGATCGGCCGCCAGGCCTACAAGCTGGTCTGGGTGAACCCGCTCAAGGGCCACGACGGGTTCGCGCCGCTGGCCGGCGGCATGCGGATCGCGCTGCGTCACTCCGACGAGTTCGTCGAGGGCCACAACCTGGTCGCGCTCGAGGCGCTGGCCGGGGTCATCTCGCAGTAG
- a CDS encoding MoxR family ATPase, whose protein sequence is MADPVSIDALTDQLAEHAYLADRGLATVLALSLALEKPVLLEGEAGVGKTEAAKALSLVTGGRLIRLQCYEGIDVAHALYDWNHARQLLYIRTLEASAALDPGRTIHDLFGREFLERRPLLEAIEHADAVPPVLLIDEIDRADDEFEAFLLELLSDFQVTIPEIGTVRAASRPRVVLTSNRTRDLHDALKRRCLYHWIGHPDMEREIAIVRARVPGVPERLAVQAAAFVASLRELDLAKVPGVAETIDWIQALVALGESELEGGVVDATLGSVLKHHEDIELVRDGNLSRLVAQAREA, encoded by the coding sequence GTGGCCGATCCCGTCTCGATCGACGCGCTGACCGACCAGCTCGCCGAGCACGCGTACCTGGCCGACCGCGGCCTGGCGACGGTGCTCGCGCTCTCGCTCGCGCTCGAGAAGCCCGTGCTGCTGGAGGGCGAGGCGGGGGTGGGGAAGACCGAGGCGGCCAAGGCGCTCTCGCTCGTGACCGGCGGCCGCCTGATCCGGTTGCAGTGCTACGAGGGCATCGATGTCGCCCATGCGCTCTACGACTGGAACCACGCCCGCCAGCTGCTCTACATCCGCACGCTCGAGGCGTCCGCGGCGCTCGACCCGGGGAGGACGATCCACGACCTGTTCGGCCGCGAGTTCCTGGAGCGGCGGCCCCTGCTCGAGGCGATCGAGCACGCCGACGCCGTCCCGCCCGTGCTCCTGATCGACGAGATCGACCGCGCCGACGACGAGTTCGAGGCCTTCCTGCTCGAGCTGCTCTCCGACTTCCAGGTCACGATCCCCGAGATCGGCACCGTGCGCGCCGCCAGCCGGCCGCGGGTCGTGCTGACGTCGAACCGCACCCGCGACCTGCACGACGCGCTCAAGCGCCGCTGCCTCTACCACTGGATCGGCCATCCCGACATGGAGCGCGAGATCGCCATCGTGCGCGCCCGCGTCCCCGGCGTCCCCGAGCGCCTGGCGGTGCAGGCCGCGGCGTTCGTGGCGTCGCTGCGTGAGCTCGACCTGGCCAAGGTGCCGGGCGTCGCCGAGACGATCGACTGGATCCAGGCGCTGGTCGCCCTCGGCGAGTCCGAGCTCGAGGGCGGGGTCGTCGACGCGACGCTGGGGTCGGTGCTGAAGCACCACGAGGACATCGAGCTCGTGCGCGACGGCAACCTGTCGCGGCTGGTCGCGCAGGCCCGCGAGGCCTGA
- a CDS encoding SDR family oxidoreductase codes for MERAAIVTGGGTGIGRATAIALNRDGFGVVIAGRRPEPLQQTQALIGDECVVFPGDIREPEVSAGLVDECMSRFGRIDCLVNNAGGQFTAAAEDISPGGWRAVRRLNLDAPWFLTQAVAKRWMIANGGRVISVVLCPERGIAGMAHSSAARAGMGALTRTLAMEWGRHGIALNCVAPGWIDTEGVRGYDLDLDEVAAQVPMKRLGSAAEVGDLIAYLASPAAGYITGQTIAIDGGVDLTSSGWEPPQPRG; via the coding sequence GTGGAGCGCGCCGCGATCGTCACGGGGGGCGGGACCGGCATCGGCCGGGCCACCGCGATCGCCCTCAATCGCGACGGTTTCGGGGTGGTGATCGCCGGCCGCCGGCCCGAGCCGCTGCAGCAGACGCAGGCCCTCATCGGCGACGAGTGCGTCGTCTTCCCGGGCGACATCCGCGAGCCGGAGGTGAGCGCCGGGCTGGTCGACGAGTGCATGTCGCGTTTCGGCCGGATCGACTGCCTCGTGAACAACGCCGGCGGCCAGTTCACCGCCGCGGCCGAGGACATCTCGCCGGGCGGGTGGCGGGCGGTGCGGCGCCTGAACCTCGACGCTCCCTGGTTCCTCACCCAGGCCGTTGCGAAGCGGTGGATGATCGCGAACGGCGGCCGGGTCATCTCGGTCGTCCTCTGCCCCGAGCGCGGCATCGCCGGCATGGCCCACTCGTCGGCCGCGCGGGCGGGGATGGGCGCGCTCACGCGGACGCTCGCGATGGAGTGGGGCCGGCACGGCATCGCCCTCAACTGCGTCGCGCCAGGCTGGATCGACACCGAGGGCGTGCGCGGCTACGACCTCGACCTGGACGAGGTGGCGGCCCAGGTGCCGATGAAGCGGCTCGGAAGCGCCGCCGAGGTCGGCGACCTGATCGCCTATCTGGCGTCGCCCGCGGCCGGGTACATCACCGGCCAGACCATCGCCATCGACGGCGGCGTCGACCTGACCAGCAGCGGCTGGGAGCCGCCGCAGCCCAGGGGCTAG
- a CDS encoding HNH endonuclease, with protein MRPTSLVTRERAVSLVVCGQAQVIADDPDVVYRSQHLRVALPVILQVPAYVELRPIVKRNVVRRVLFCRDNWRCAYCGREGGPRDLTMDHVKPLSRGGAHSWDNVVSACRRCNHRKGNRLPFEAGMYPRKVPKAPDMVQVAWAGRLTHPLQREYVAAWHKVPEAVL; from the coding sequence ATGCGACCAACCAGCCTCGTCACGCGCGAGCGGGCGGTGTCGCTGGTCGTGTGCGGCCAGGCCCAGGTGATCGCCGACGACCCTGACGTCGTCTACCGGTCGCAGCACCTGCGCGTCGCCCTGCCCGTCATCCTCCAGGTGCCGGCGTACGTCGAGCTGCGCCCGATCGTGAAACGCAACGTCGTCCGCCGCGTCCTCTTCTGCCGCGACAACTGGCGCTGCGCCTACTGCGGCCGCGAGGGCGGGCCGCGTGACCTGACCATGGATCACGTGAAGCCGCTCTCGCGCGGCGGCGCGCACAGCTGGGACAACGTCGTCAGCGCCTGCCGCCGCTGCAACCACCGCAAGGGCAACCGGCTGCCGTTCGAGGCGGGCATGTACCCGCGCAAGGTGCCGAAGGCGCCTGACATGGTGCAGGTGGCCTGGGCCGGCCGGCTGACCCACCCGCTCCAGCGCGAGTACGTCGCGGCCTGGCACAAGGTCCCCGAAGCCGTCCTCTAG